One Streptomyces sp. BA2 DNA window includes the following coding sequences:
- a CDS encoding NDP-hexose 2,3-dehydratase family protein codes for MITLPAAQSAPVPTAQCRQTLARRLVESARTVPDLTGFDHALKDTRERVFTVTEAVPLDRLNGWHYDRNSGSIVHESGRFFSVEGLQVTPPGPAEPWGQPIINQPETGILGFLMRDIDGIPHFLAQLKAEPGNRNGIQLSPTVQATRSNYTGVHGGRRVPYLEFFQDPARRRVIADVRQSEQGARFLRKRNRNMIVETAEPVEAQDGFMWLTLGQLHRLLAVEDLVNMDTRSVLACLPLESGHLPGDDGEFAAPSALPMASDNSALHPLVDVLSWITEARTHEEMLVRTVRLDELAEWEFSGGRLSHQSGRQFEVIGVRVEAVGREVAQWCQPMFRDKALGLLAFAVTRVGGVLHVLMQLRAEPGLRDAAELAPTVQCTPDECTHLPPEERPPFFDLVQNAPADSIRFDTALSDEGGRFYHTGNRHLVVETERLPEPPGFRWLTLGQLEELTQHSHYLNMQARSMLACLRSLSSGGLR; via the coding sequence ATGATCACCCTGCCTGCCGCGCAGTCCGCCCCTGTTCCCACGGCGCAATGCCGCCAGACGTTGGCACGCAGACTCGTCGAGTCGGCCCGCACGGTGCCGGACCTGACGGGATTCGATCACGCGCTGAAGGACACACGCGAACGCGTCTTCACCGTCACCGAAGCGGTGCCACTCGACCGCCTGAACGGCTGGCATTACGACAGGAATTCGGGTTCCATCGTTCATGAAAGCGGCAGATTCTTCTCTGTCGAGGGCCTCCAGGTGACGCCTCCTGGTCCCGCCGAACCGTGGGGGCAGCCCATTATCAATCAGCCGGAAACCGGAATTCTGGGTTTCCTGATGAGGGACATCGACGGGATCCCGCACTTCCTCGCACAGCTCAAGGCAGAGCCGGGTAACCGCAACGGCATTCAGCTCTCCCCCACGGTCCAGGCGACCAGGAGCAATTACACGGGTGTCCACGGCGGTCGGCGTGTGCCGTACCTGGAGTTCTTCCAGGATCCGGCGCGGCGGCGGGTCATCGCCGACGTACGCCAGTCCGAGCAGGGCGCGAGGTTCCTGCGCAAACGGAACCGGAACATGATCGTGGAAACTGCAGAGCCCGTCGAAGCCCAGGACGGGTTCATGTGGCTCACGCTCGGCCAGTTGCACCGGCTGCTGGCCGTCGAGGATCTGGTGAACATGGACACCCGTTCCGTGCTCGCCTGCCTCCCCCTGGAGAGCGGTCACCTCCCCGGGGACGACGGCGAATTCGCGGCACCGTCGGCACTCCCCATGGCGTCGGACAACTCTGCGCTGCATCCGCTGGTGGACGTCCTGAGCTGGATCACCGAGGCGAGGACGCACGAGGAGATGCTCGTACGCACTGTCCGTCTGGACGAACTCGCCGAGTGGGAGTTCTCCGGCGGTCGCCTCAGCCATCAGTCCGGCCGGCAGTTCGAGGTGATCGGCGTTCGGGTGGAAGCAGTGGGCCGGGAGGTCGCCCAGTGGTGTCAGCCCATGTTCCGGGACAAAGCCCTGGGATTGCTGGCGTTTGCCGTCACCCGGGTAGGCGGTGTGCTGCATGTTCTGATGCAGCTGCGGGCGGAGCCCGGGCTCAGGGACGCCGCCGAGCTGGCGCCCACGGTGCAGTGCACTCCGGATGAATGCACCCATCTGCCGCCCGAGGAACGGCCGCCCTTCTTCGATCTGGTGCAGAATGCCCCAGCTGACTCCATCCGGTTCGACACCGCACTGTCCGACGAGGGCGGGCGCTTCTATCACACCGGAAACAGGCATCTCGTGGTGGAGACCGAGAGGCTACCGGAGCCCCCGGGGTTCCGATGGTTGACGCTGGGACAGCTCGAAGAACTGACCCAGCACAGTCATTACCTCAATATGCAGGCTCGCAGCATGCTGGCCTGTCTGCGTTCTCTGTCCTCCGGAGGCCTTCGATGA